In Monodelphis domestica isolate mMonDom1 chromosome 1, mMonDom1.pri, whole genome shotgun sequence, the sequence aattgagagccaggtctagaaacagaaggtcctgagttcaaatttgacatcagacccttcctagttgtgtgatcctgggaaagtcacttaaccccacaacataacccttaccacttttctgccttggaaccaatactcagtatagattctaaaatggaaggtaagggtttagggactatcatttacttctttttgtatAAATGCTCATTACAGTTACTAGCACAGAGTAGCTGGAActtgaatgtttattgaataaatgaatgaatgccaggaagacttgggtttaagtcTCACCTCTTACAACTATAACCATGACCCCTGAGAAGATCAGTTAATTGATCAATGCCTTGCACAGTTCTGATCTCTTAATTAGCAAGAACAATTTCTAAGAATTTGAAGAATTTTGTAGACCTTAAAGCCCTGTATAAAGATAATATACTATTATTTAAATAGGGAGTTGgagacagctaagtggtacagtgaatagagttctggtTCAGAAATCAGCaatacccgagttcaaatttaaaTTAACATACATCCTAGGTATGTGTGTCccaagacaaatcacttaactattatatgtcttggtttcttcaactgtaaaatgggataataaataTGGAGCTAGTAGACATTTCCTTCTGTTAGTCACTGAAGTTATCAATTCTTCCTTGTTTAATTGAACTTGTCTATATTACTTGTATTATTTCTGTATCATGAATTACAAACTAGATTTGAGGGTACATTTCCTACCATTTTTCTCAGGCAACAAAACCATTAGCTTCAGCCCTGTAGATGGAAAATAGTTCTTATCCCATATTGTAAAGGAAAGCTGTAGTTCTAACTTCACATAGTGACTTCACTGTGGAAAGAGTCAAAGAGATACAAAGAAGATAGATCATGGGTCTTTCACACTTAGTTTAGGTCTTGTAAGCTTCTTGACACTCTTTCTAATCTATTTCCTATAGTAAGTTCATCAGTTTTGGAGAGTCCATTGCTATACTCAAGTCCCTCCatgatattcttaattttttcctccaaGAGATCTAACTCCAAgctccaaataataataattaataatagctaataagtatatagtgatttaagattttcaaagtactttacaacaCCAACTCATTTTGTTCTCACAATAACACTgagaagtaggtattattataacccccattttacagttgagcaaaAAGTTTGAGAGAGTTTTTGTACAAGAATCACACTACTAGccagtgtctgaagttggatttgaacttaggtcttcttgactccaattcTGGCATTCTATCAAATGCACATCCCAAGCTAATCCTTTGGATTCTTattgccttttcatttttttcctttagtgaTGAGCACAGTGCCTCACAGGAATACTTCATTATTTCAGAGATCTACTGTTTCATCAGTATGGGTTCAATGTTCCCTCAACAGACACAGATCACAATGTCTCTATGACATGCTCATCAAGAGTTGCTTTGTCCTCCAACCTCATTATCCTGTGATCACTATAGCAAAGAGGGTCTCTGAACTTAATGCTAGTACTTAAGTGTTTAGACTACAGAGCCCATCACTAAACTTGAATCTGAAGCCTTGTCAACTTGGTAGAACAAGCCAGAGTTTGTGCTCTATTCGTGTAGCTTTCAAAAAATCAAGGATTATTCACCTTCCATAAAGATATTAGAAAATGACTTTTCGACCAGAGACTTTACATACATTCATCACTTAACAAAGGTTGGTTGTATTGAATTggaattttatcttcacaaattGGAGAGAAATGAGGCTTTCAGAGACTCATAATATCTCTGGCACCGTGAGGGAATTCATCTTGCTTGGTTTCCCCTGCCGCAGGgagattcaaatcctgctcttTGTACTGTTTTCTATGATCTACACCCTCACCATTGTGGGAAATACATCCATTATCTGTGCTGTGTGGTCAAGTCGGCAGCTCCACACACCTATGTACTTTCTTCTAGCTAACTTCTCCTTCTTAGAGATGTGTTATGTTAGTTCCGATGTGCCCAAGCTATTAGCTAACATCCTCTCCCAGAAGAAGACCATCTCTTTCGCTGGCTGCATCCTtcagttctatttcttcttctcaatGTGTGCCTCTGAAGGTTACTTTCTTTCTGCCATGGCATTTGATCGATATCTCGCAATCTGCAGACCTCTACACTATCCCACCATTATGACCCAAAGCCTCTGTGCAAAGCTGGTTTTTTTCTGCTGGTTGGGTGGCTTCCTCTCTATATTGGTTCCTGCAATTCTTATGTCTAAGGTGCCTTTCTGTGGTCCGAATATCATTGACCACTTTTTTTGTGATTTAGGGCCACTGCTGGCTCTGTCCTGTGTTCCAGTCCCCAAAACTACTCTGACGTGTGCAACTGTTAGTTCTCTCATTATCTTTATTACTTTCCTCTACATATTGGCCTCCTATACACGTGTCCTGAAAGCAGTGTTAAAGGTACCTGCAGGCACAGGAAGGAATAAGGCTTTCTCCACATGTGCCTCTCATTTTGTTGTGGTGTCTCTCTTCTATGGCTCAGTCATGGTAATGTATGTGAGTCCAGGGTCTAAGAACCAACCTGGAATGAGGAAATTTGTGACCTTGTTCTATTGCATGGCAACTCCATTCTTCAACCCCCTGATCTACAGTCTCCGGAACAAAGACATGAAGGATGCCTTAAAGAAAGTCTTGAGTGGATTGTCCCAAGACTTTCCTAAGGGACATGAAAAATGAGATGGATCTGCCCCATCATCATTGTCTCAATGATGATCTTCATCAACCTCATGAACAGATTCACAAGACTTCTAGAATTCTTATTTCTGAGTGTAAAATTTGCTACACTCAGAAGAATGAGGCACTTGTATCTCAAGGTTCCCGTCACCTATTTTCAAGGAAACATCATATTTTCAGTACTCCCTTTACCCCTAGCAAAACCACACACAATTTTTACTCTCTACAATATCCTtggaatatataaatttaatgcTTTCCTTATGCttagaaatggaaaaatcagATTTTCTATGTCATGCCTAGGGCTCATTCAACTGTGTATGaattttagctatttcctaacacttttaaatgtttttaaacttTCTTACTCTTTTCTGTAGCCATCTACAGGTATATCTGGAATATAGGAAAGTAgctgttaaagaaataaaagagatttaaaaatgcagagaaaaaaacaaattaattatccCATtaatgtacacatacatatgcacactTTCTGATGGGGGAGAGGTTCAGACTTGTAATTACATTGGAGCAGGGAACTCTCAGTGTGGAAATTAAATTCCACATTCTATCAGTGTAAATGAACAACTGCTTTCAATGTATAGTCTGCAAGAGTTGTCTACAACACTGACGTGTCGAGTGattgcacagggtcatacaaccagtatATGTCAAAAACAGGACTTGAATCAAAATCCTCCTACCCTTGAGGAATACTTATTCACCTTGCCATCctacttctcattttccttattatatacAGGTGATGTCCCCTCATTGGccatgaaa encodes:
- the LOC100619751 gene encoding olfactory receptor 11H6-like — its product is MRLSETHNISGTVREFILLGFPCRREIQILLFVLFSMIYTLTIVGNTSIICAVWSSRQLHTPMYFLLANFSFLEMCYVSSDVPKLLANILSQKKTISFAGCILQFYFFFSMCASEGYFLSAMAFDRYLAICRPLHYPTIMTQSLCAKLVFFCWLGGFLSILVPAILMSKVPFCGPNIIDHFFCDLGPLLALSCVPVPKTTLTCATVSSLIIFITFLYILASYTRVLKAVLKVPAGTGRNKAFSTCASHFVVVSLFYGSVMVMYVSPGSKNQPGMRKFVTLFYCMATPFFNPLIYSLRNKDMKDALKKVLSGLSQDFPKGHEK